A region of Streptomyces sp. WMMC500 DNA encodes the following proteins:
- a CDS encoding alpha-L-rhamnosidase, with translation MAEATRRGVLGAVAGAAVLSCVPLRAATAAGSGTDGRAGLRRSGTDGRAGLRPFGLTAGHLTDPLGIETAAPRLGWRLAARGAGRAQTAYRILVATGPGLPEGGRADVWDSGRVESADQSGVRYGGPPLRPRTRYYWAVETWDERGRPGPRSEVARFETALPAGDAGWRAAAWIGTGADVARPTRVLPPGPAGPDPLRPGGTLGQLFASAGPMAGVTVLLEVAAGEPAGCTMTLRRDGPDGAVVAVRELTDLRGDAFGSAQGRLDLGEPAGPGRYFLQLSAVRGSVGWQTAAYTRPGQDGYPDGTAYANGEPVPAKDRWLCTIPPPPPANPLLRTEFRLPGEPVSARLYVTGLGHAVARVNGRRVGSPRIAALSPVATDYDRRLLYTTHDVTALLRRGGNALGVALGRGAFATRSPDTDGTNLARWVAEPRLRARLEVTLAGGQRVTVATGPGWTWADGPTTYEGLHAGESYDARRAAALAGWDRPGYAARGWRRAVEVPGPGGAPEAYPGVHTRAGTPVRPARVTAPAEGVRLLDFGAVLTGWVRLRGRLPAGARVRFRYGERLGDDGRVHAGTPGGVENIAVDGRLQVDEYTATGRGIEEWQPSFSYKGFQYVEVTGAPPGLDVVAVPVASEVAGTMDLALDHPELQWIADAFGRTARNGLLGYPGVSPYTKAGWFGAARNAAVPTLHRFGVARLFGHWLDDIRAAQAPSGALPLLAPLGADAAPVPVSPSYTSLYPHLVRRFWMAYGDASVPAKHFEPVGRYLEWLLAALAEQGDILDDVFGDWYPPGKAVGDHPRGPEGGRLVGTAYAVQSLRDGVALAGLLGDEGTAGRWRAGAERVVRRFNEEFLDAAAGVYRTDREAGYRQASNAIPLALDLVPARHRAAVAGNLAARVEANGRAFDTGSMGTGALVYALSDHGRHDLAVAVLGRSAYPSYGYLRGLGATTFWESWERHSRGRNDTTVGAPAAWLVERAAGAEALAPGWARFRVAPRPYGALPAAGVALDTVRGRVAVRWRRTGRELALAVEVPVNAVAEVELPDGRRVKRGSGRHRFACAVPE, from the coding sequence ATGGCGGAAGCGACGCGGCGGGGAGTGCTCGGTGCGGTGGCGGGGGCGGCGGTGCTGAGCTGTGTGCCGCTGCGGGCGGCGACGGCGGCCGGTTCCGGGACGGACGGCCGCGCGGGGCTGCGGCGTTCCGGGACGGACGGCCGCGCGGGGCTGCGGCCCTTCGGGCTGACCGCCGGGCATCTCACCGACCCGCTCGGCATCGAGACCGCCGCCCCGCGGCTGGGCTGGCGGCTCGCCGCGCGCGGCGCCGGGCGGGCGCAGACGGCGTACCGGATCCTCGTCGCCACCGGACCGGGGCTGCCCGAGGGGGGTCGCGCGGACGTCTGGGACTCCGGGCGCGTCGAGTCCGCCGACCAGAGCGGCGTACGCTACGGCGGCCCGCCGCTGCGCCCGCGGACCCGCTACTACTGGGCCGTGGAGACCTGGGACGAGCGCGGCCGGCCCGGTCCGCGCAGCGAAGTCGCCCGGTTCGAGACGGCGTTGCCCGCCGGCGACGCCGGCTGGCGCGCCGCCGCGTGGATCGGCACCGGCGCCGACGTGGCCCGGCCCACCCGGGTCCTGCCCCCGGGCCCCGCCGGCCCCGACCCGCTGCGCCCCGGCGGCACCCTCGGCCAGCTCTTCGCGTCCGCGGGGCCGATGGCCGGGGTGACCGTCCTGCTGGAGGTGGCCGCGGGCGAGCCCGCCGGCTGCACCATGACGCTGCGCCGCGACGGACCGGACGGCGCGGTCGTCGCCGTGCGCGAGCTGACGGACCTGCGCGGCGACGCGTTCGGCAGCGCGCAGGGCCGCCTCGACCTCGGCGAACCCGCGGGCCCCGGCCGGTACTTCCTGCAGTTGTCCGCTGTCCGCGGCTCCGTCGGCTGGCAGACCGCCGCGTACACCCGCCCCGGCCAGGACGGCTACCCCGACGGCACCGCCTACGCCAACGGCGAGCCCGTGCCCGCCAAGGACCGCTGGCTGTGCACCATCCCGCCGCCCCCGCCCGCGAACCCGCTGCTGCGCACGGAGTTCCGCCTTCCCGGCGAGCCCGTCTCGGCCCGGCTGTACGTCACGGGGCTCGGTCACGCGGTGGCGAGGGTCAACGGCCGCCGCGTCGGCAGCCCTCGTATCGCAGCGCTCTCGCCGGTGGCCACCGACTACGACCGCCGGCTGCTCTACACCACCCACGACGTCACCGCCCTGCTGCGCCGCGGCGGCAACGCGCTCGGCGTCGCGCTCGGCCGCGGCGCCTTCGCGACCCGCTCGCCCGACACCGACGGCACGAACCTCGCCCGCTGGGTCGCCGAGCCCCGGCTGCGCGCCCGCTTGGAGGTCACCCTCGCCGGCGGCCAGCGCGTGACCGTCGCCACCGGGCCCGGCTGGACGTGGGCCGACGGGCCCACGACCTACGAGGGTCTGCACGCCGGCGAGTCGTACGACGCCCGCCGTGCCGCGGCGCTCGCCGGCTGGGACAGGCCCGGGTACGCCGCCCGGGGCTGGCGTCGCGCCGTCGAGGTGCCCGGTCCCGGGGGTGCGCCCGAGGCGTATCCCGGCGTGCACACCCGCGCCGGCACCCCGGTGCGGCCGGCCCGGGTCACGGCCCCCGCCGAGGGCGTGCGACTGCTGGACTTCGGGGCGGTGCTGACCGGCTGGGTGCGGCTGCGCGGCCGGCTGCCCGCCGGCGCGCGGGTGCGCTTCCGCTACGGCGAGCGGCTGGGCGACGACGGCCGCGTCCACGCGGGCACGCCGGGCGGGGTGGAGAACATCGCGGTCGACGGGCGGCTGCAGGTGGACGAGTACACGGCGACCGGCCGCGGGATCGAGGAGTGGCAGCCGTCGTTCAGCTACAAGGGCTTCCAGTACGTCGAGGTCACCGGCGCCCCGCCGGGGCTCGACGTGGTGGCGGTGCCGGTGGCGAGCGAGGTGGCCGGGACCATGGACCTCGCGCTGGACCACCCCGAACTGCAGTGGATCGCCGACGCGTTCGGGCGCACGGCGCGCAACGGTCTGCTCGGCTACCCGGGGGTGTCGCCGTACACGAAGGCCGGCTGGTTCGGCGCGGCCCGCAACGCGGCGGTGCCGACGCTCCACCGGTTCGGCGTGGCGCGGCTGTTCGGCCACTGGCTGGACGACATCCGGGCGGCGCAGGCCCCGTCCGGGGCGCTGCCGCTGCTCGCGCCGCTGGGCGCCGACGCCGCGCCGGTGCCGGTCTCGCCGTCGTACACGAGCCTGTACCCCCATCTGGTGCGGCGGTTCTGGATGGCGTACGGGGACGCGTCCGTGCCCGCGAAGCACTTCGAGCCGGTGGGCCGCTATCTGGAATGGCTGCTCGCGGCGCTCGCGGAGCAGGGCGACATCCTGGACGACGTCTTCGGCGACTGGTACCCGCCCGGCAAGGCGGTCGGCGACCACCCGCGCGGGCCGGAGGGGGGCCGGCTGGTCGGCACGGCGTACGCGGTGCAGAGTCTGCGCGACGGCGTGGCGCTGGCCGGGCTGCTCGGCGACGAGGGGACGGCGGGGCGCTGGCGGGCGGGAGCGGAGCGCGTGGTGCGGCGGTTCAACGAGGAGTTCCTGGACGCCGCCGCGGGCGTCTACCGCACCGACCGGGAGGCCGGCTACCGGCAGGCCAGCAACGCGATCCCGCTGGCCCTGGACCTGGTGCCGGCGCGCCACCGGGCCGCGGTCGCCGGGAACCTGGCGGCCCGGGTGGAGGCGAACGGCCGGGCGTTCGACACCGGTTCGATGGGCACGGGCGCGCTGGTGTACGCGCTGTCCGACCACGGCAGGCACGACCTGGCGGTGGCGGTGCTGGGCAGGTCGGCGTATCCGTCGTACGGATATCTGCGCGGCCTCGGCGCGACGACGTTCTGGGAGTCGTGGGAGCGGCACTCGCGCGGGCGCAACGACACGACGGTCGGCGCTCCGGCGGCCTGGCTGGTGGAGCGGGCGGCGGGTGCGGAGGCGCTGGCGCCGGGCTGGGCGCGGTTCCGGGTGGCGCCGCGGCCG